In Chelonia mydas isolate rCheMyd1 chromosome 10, rCheMyd1.pri.v2, whole genome shotgun sequence, a single window of DNA contains:
- the FURIN gene encoding furin isoform X2, whose product MDLGPRLLLLLWTPVVVVAWLAQEGLGQHVYTNTWAVLVPTGPQEAERLARKHGFLNLGPIVGDYYHFRHHAVVKRSLSPHRSRHSHLAREPQVHWLEQQVAKRRTKRDAFTEPTDPKFPQQWYLYNMNQRDLNVRGAWEQGYTGRGIVVSILDDGIEKNHPDLEDNYDPGASFDVNDQDPDPQPRYTQMNDNRHGTRCAGEVAAVANNGICGVGVAYNARIGGVRMLDGEVTDAVEARSLGLNPNHVHIYSASWGPEDDGKTVDGPARLAEEAFFRGVSQGRAGLGSIFVWASGNGGREHDSCNCDGYTNSIYTLSISSTTQYGNVPWYSEACSSTLATTYSSGNQNEKQIVTTDLRQKCTESHTGTSASAPLAAGIIALTLEANKNLTWRDMQHLVVRTSKPAHLNTNDWATNGVGRKVSHSYGYGLLDAGAMVTLARNWTTVGPQRKCIIDILTEPKDIGKRLEVRRKVDACLGKASSIGRLEHVQARLTLSYNRRGDLAIHLTSPMGTRSTLLAPRPHDYSGEGFNDWAFMTTHSWDEDPSGDWVLEIENTSEANNYGTLTKFTLVLYGTATEPTSLSNRLESSGCKTLTSSQTCVVCEEGFYLHQKSCLKRCPPGFTPSLQSAHYALENSVEPRPPHLCVPCHTSCATCTGPVATACLSCPAHSHYNSLDRTCSHQTQSSRASPALGKGQPEAPPASKLAVLVASLSCVFIVLIFITVFLVLQLRSGFSLRGVKVYSLDSGLISYRGLPADLWQEELPSESEGEDCEAHSERTAFIRDQSAL is encoded by the exons ATGGATCTGGGGCCCCGTTTGCTGCTCTTGCTGTGGActccagtggtggtggtggcgtggctggcccAGGAGGGGCTAGGCCAGCACGTCTACACCAACACCTGGGCCGTGCTTGTCCCAACGGGGCCGCAGGAGGCTGAGAGGCTGGCCAGGAAGCATGGATTCCTCAATCTTGGGCCG ATTGTCGGTGACTATTACCACTTCCGGCACCATGCGGTAGTGAAACGTTCCCTCTCGCCCCACCGGTCCCGGCACAGCCATTTGGCCAGGGAGCCCCAG GTGCATTGGCTGGAGCAGCAGGTGGCAAAGCGCAGGACAAAGAGAGACGCCTTCACGGAGCCCACAGATCCCAAGTTCCCTCAGCAGTGGTACCTG TACAACATGAACCAGCGGGACCTGAATGTGCggggggcctgggagcagggctACACCGGCAGGGGGATTGTTGTCTCCATCCTGGACGATGGCATTGAGAAGAACCACCCGGACCTAGAGGACAACTAT GACCCCGGGGCCAGCTTTGATGTGAACGACCAGGATCCAGACCCACAGCCTCGCTACACACAGATGAACGATAACAG ACATGGCACCCGCTGTGCCGGTGAAGTGGCTGCTGTGGCAAACAATGGGATCTGTGGCGTGGGAGTGGCTTACAACGCCAGGATTGGAG GCGTGCGCATGCTGGACGGGGAAGTGACCGACGCCGTGGAGGCCCGCTCCCTGGGCTTAAACCCCAACCACGTCCACATCTACAGTGCCAGCTGGGGCCCCGAGGACGATGGCAAGACGGTGGACGGGCCGGCCCGGCTGGCAGAAGAGGCGTTCTTCCGAGGGGTCAGTCAG GGCCGGGCGGGACTGGGCTCCATATTCGTCTGGGCCTCTGGGAATGGGGGCCGCGAACATGACAGCTGCAACTGCGATGGCTACACCAACAGCATCTACACGCTGTCCATCAGCAGCACCACCCAGTACGGCAACGTGCCCTGGTACAGCGAGGCCTGCTCCTCCACCCTGGCCACCACCTACAGCAGCGGCAACCAGAACGAGAAACAGATT GTGACGACCGACCTGAGGCAGAAGTGCACAGAGTCGCACACGGGGACCTCTGCCTCGGCTCCACTGGCTGCTGGCATCATCGCACTGACCCTGGAAGCAAA TAAGAACCTGACCTGGCGGGACATGCAGCACCTGGTGGTGCGGACCTCGAAGCCGGCGCATCTCAACACCAATGACTGGGCCACCAACGGCGTGGGCCGCAAAG TCAGCCACTCCTATGGCTACGGCCTGCTGGACGCGGGGGCCATGGTGACCCTGGCCAGGAACTGGACCACGGTGGGACCCCAGAGGAAGTGCATCATCGACATCCTCACTGAGCCAAA AGACATTGGGAAGCGCCTGGAGGTCCGGAGGAAGGTGGACGCCTGCTTGGGGAAGGCCAGCTCCATCGGCAGGCTGGAGCACGTCCAGGCCAGGCTGACTCTCTCCTACAACCGGCGTGGCGACCTGGCCATCCACCTCACCAGCCCCATGGGCACCCGCTCCACCCTCCTGGCTCCCAG GCCTCACGACTACTCGGGCGAGGGTTTCAACGACTGGGCCTTCATGACCACGCACTCGTGGGACGAGGACCCCTCCGGCGACTGGGTGCTGGAGATCGAAAACACTAGTGAAGCCAACAACTACG GCACCCTGACCAAGTTCACGCTGGTTCTGTACGGGACCGCGACAGAGCCCACCAGCCTCTCCAACCGGCTCGAGAGCAGCGGCTGCAAAACCCTCACCTCCAGCCAGACCTGCGTGG TGTGCGAGGAGGGCTTCTACCTGCACCAGAAGAGCTGCCTGAAGCGCTGCCCCCCCGGCTTCACGCCCAGCCTGCAGAGTGCCCACTACGCCCTGGAGAACAGTGTGGAGCCCCGTCCCCCTCACCTGTGTGTGCCCTGCCACACCTCCTGCGCCACCTGCACGGGGCCCGTGGCCACCGCCTGCCTCAGCTGCCCAGCCCACTCGCACTACAACAGCCTGGACCGAACGTGCTCCCACCAGACGCAGAGCAGCCGCGCGTCGCCCGCCCTGGGCAAGGGCCAGCCCGAGGCACCTCCCGCCTCCAAACTGGCTGTCCTGGTGGCCAGCCTCAGCTGCGTCTTCATCGTCCTCATTTTCATCACAGTCTTCCTGGTGCTGCAGCTGCGCTCGGGCTTCAGCCTGCGGGGCGTCAAGGTGTACTCCCTGGACAGCGGGCTCATCTCCTACCGGGGGCTCCCTGCGGACCTGTGGCAGGAGGAGCTGCCTTCCGAGTCGGAGGGCGAGGACTGCGAGGCGCACAGCGAGAGGACTGCCTTCATCAGAGACCAAAGTGCCCTTtga
- the FURIN gene encoding furin isoform X4 — protein MNQRDLNVRGAWEQGYTGRGIVVSILDDGIEKNHPDLEDNYDPGASFDVNDQDPDPQPRYTQMNDNRHGTRCAGEVAAVANNGICGVGVAYNARIGGVRMLDGEVTDAVEARSLGLNPNHVHIYSASWGPEDDGKTVDGPARLAEEAFFRGVSQGRAGLGSIFVWASGNGGREHDSCNCDGYTNSIYTLSISSTTQYGNVPWYSEACSSTLATTYSSGNQNEKQIVTTDLRQKCTESHTGTSASAPLAAGIIALTLEANKNLTWRDMQHLVVRTSKPAHLNTNDWATNGVGRKVSHSYGYGLLDAGAMVTLARNWTTVGPQRKCIIDILTEPKDIGKRLEVRRKVDACLGKASSIGRLEHVQARLTLSYNRRGDLAIHLTSPMGTRSTLLAPRPHDYSGEGFNDWAFMTTHSWDEDPSGDWVLEIENTSEANNYGTLTKFTLVLYGTATEPTSLSNRLESSGCKTLTSSQTCVVCEEGFYLHQKSCLKRCPPGFTPSLQSAHYALENSVEPRPPHLCVPCHTSCATCTGPVATACLSCPAHSHYNSLDRTCSHQTQSSRASPALGKGQPEAPPASKLAVLVASLSCVFIVLIFITVFLVLQLRSGFSLRGVKVYSLDSGLISYRGLPADLWQEELPSESEGEDCEAHSERTAFIRDQSAL, from the exons ATGAACCAGCGGGACCTGAATGTGCggggggcctgggagcagggctACACCGGCAGGGGGATTGTTGTCTCCATCCTGGACGATGGCATTGAGAAGAACCACCCGGACCTAGAGGACAACTAT GACCCCGGGGCCAGCTTTGATGTGAACGACCAGGATCCAGACCCACAGCCTCGCTACACACAGATGAACGATAACAG ACATGGCACCCGCTGTGCCGGTGAAGTGGCTGCTGTGGCAAACAATGGGATCTGTGGCGTGGGAGTGGCTTACAACGCCAGGATTGGAG GCGTGCGCATGCTGGACGGGGAAGTGACCGACGCCGTGGAGGCCCGCTCCCTGGGCTTAAACCCCAACCACGTCCACATCTACAGTGCCAGCTGGGGCCCCGAGGACGATGGCAAGACGGTGGACGGGCCGGCCCGGCTGGCAGAAGAGGCGTTCTTCCGAGGGGTCAGTCAG GGCCGGGCGGGACTGGGCTCCATATTCGTCTGGGCCTCTGGGAATGGGGGCCGCGAACATGACAGCTGCAACTGCGATGGCTACACCAACAGCATCTACACGCTGTCCATCAGCAGCACCACCCAGTACGGCAACGTGCCCTGGTACAGCGAGGCCTGCTCCTCCACCCTGGCCACCACCTACAGCAGCGGCAACCAGAACGAGAAACAGATT GTGACGACCGACCTGAGGCAGAAGTGCACAGAGTCGCACACGGGGACCTCTGCCTCGGCTCCACTGGCTGCTGGCATCATCGCACTGACCCTGGAAGCAAA TAAGAACCTGACCTGGCGGGACATGCAGCACCTGGTGGTGCGGACCTCGAAGCCGGCGCATCTCAACACCAATGACTGGGCCACCAACGGCGTGGGCCGCAAAG TCAGCCACTCCTATGGCTACGGCCTGCTGGACGCGGGGGCCATGGTGACCCTGGCCAGGAACTGGACCACGGTGGGACCCCAGAGGAAGTGCATCATCGACATCCTCACTGAGCCAAA AGACATTGGGAAGCGCCTGGAGGTCCGGAGGAAGGTGGACGCCTGCTTGGGGAAGGCCAGCTCCATCGGCAGGCTGGAGCACGTCCAGGCCAGGCTGACTCTCTCCTACAACCGGCGTGGCGACCTGGCCATCCACCTCACCAGCCCCATGGGCACCCGCTCCACCCTCCTGGCTCCCAG GCCTCACGACTACTCGGGCGAGGGTTTCAACGACTGGGCCTTCATGACCACGCACTCGTGGGACGAGGACCCCTCCGGCGACTGGGTGCTGGAGATCGAAAACACTAGTGAAGCCAACAACTACG GCACCCTGACCAAGTTCACGCTGGTTCTGTACGGGACCGCGACAGAGCCCACCAGCCTCTCCAACCGGCTCGAGAGCAGCGGCTGCAAAACCCTCACCTCCAGCCAGACCTGCGTGG TGTGCGAGGAGGGCTTCTACCTGCACCAGAAGAGCTGCCTGAAGCGCTGCCCCCCCGGCTTCACGCCCAGCCTGCAGAGTGCCCACTACGCCCTGGAGAACAGTGTGGAGCCCCGTCCCCCTCACCTGTGTGTGCCCTGCCACACCTCCTGCGCCACCTGCACGGGGCCCGTGGCCACCGCCTGCCTCAGCTGCCCAGCCCACTCGCACTACAACAGCCTGGACCGAACGTGCTCCCACCAGACGCAGAGCAGCCGCGCGTCGCCCGCCCTGGGCAAGGGCCAGCCCGAGGCACCTCCCGCCTCCAAACTGGCTGTCCTGGTGGCCAGCCTCAGCTGCGTCTTCATCGTCCTCATTTTCATCACAGTCTTCCTGGTGCTGCAGCTGCGCTCGGGCTTCAGCCTGCGGGGCGTCAAGGTGTACTCCCTGGACAGCGGGCTCATCTCCTACCGGGGGCTCCCTGCGGACCTGTGGCAGGAGGAGCTGCCTTCCGAGTCGGAGGGCGAGGACTGCGAGGCGCACAGCGAGAGGACTGCCTTCATCAGAGACCAAAGTGCCCTTtga
- the FURIN gene encoding furin isoform X3, producing the protein MDLGPRLLLLLWTPVVVVAWLAQEGLGQHVYTNTWAVLVPTGPQEAERLARKHGFLNLGPIVGDYYHFRHHAVVKRSLSPHRSRHSHLAREPQVHWLEQQVAKRRTKRDAFTEPTDPKFPQQWYLYNMNQRDLNVRGAWEQGYTGRGIVVSILDDGIEKNHPDLEDNYDPGASFDVNDQDPDPQPRYTQMNDNRHGTRCAGEVAAVANNGICGVGVAYNARIGGVRMLDGEVTDAVEARSLGLNPNHVHIYSASWGPEDDGKTVDGPARLAEEAFFRGGRAGLGSIFVWASGNGGREHDSCNCDGYTNSIYTLSISSTTQYGNVPWYSEACSSTLATTYSSGNQNEKQIVTTDLRQKCTESHTGTSASAPLAAGIIALTLEANKNLTWRDMQHLVVRTSKPAHLNTNDWATNGVGRKVSHSYGYGLLDAGAMVTLARNWTTVGPQRKCIIDILTEPKDIGKRLEVRRKVDACLGKASSIGRLEHVQARLTLSYNRRGDLAIHLTSPMGTRSTLLAPRPHDYSGEGFNDWAFMTTHSWDEDPSGDWVLEIENTSEANNYGTLTKFTLVLYGTATEPTSLSNRLESSGCKTLTSSQTCVVCEEGFYLHQKSCLKRCPPGFTPSLQSAHYALENSVEPRPPHLCVPCHTSCATCTGPVATACLSCPAHSHYNSLDRTCSHQTQSSRASPALGKGQPEAPPASKLAVLVASLSCVFIVLIFITVFLVLQLRSGFSLRGVKVYSLDSGLISYRGLPADLWQEELPSESEGEDCEAHSERTAFIRDQSAL; encoded by the exons ATGGATCTGGGGCCCCGTTTGCTGCTCTTGCTGTGGActccagtggtggtggtggcgtggctggcccAGGAGGGGCTAGGCCAGCACGTCTACACCAACACCTGGGCCGTGCTTGTCCCAACGGGGCCGCAGGAGGCTGAGAGGCTGGCCAGGAAGCATGGATTCCTCAATCTTGGGCCG ATTGTCGGTGACTATTACCACTTCCGGCACCATGCGGTAGTGAAACGTTCCCTCTCGCCCCACCGGTCCCGGCACAGCCATTTGGCCAGGGAGCCCCAG GTGCATTGGCTGGAGCAGCAGGTGGCAAAGCGCAGGACAAAGAGAGACGCCTTCACGGAGCCCACAGATCCCAAGTTCCCTCAGCAGTGGTACCTG TACAACATGAACCAGCGGGACCTGAATGTGCggggggcctgggagcagggctACACCGGCAGGGGGATTGTTGTCTCCATCCTGGACGATGGCATTGAGAAGAACCACCCGGACCTAGAGGACAACTAT GACCCCGGGGCCAGCTTTGATGTGAACGACCAGGATCCAGACCCACAGCCTCGCTACACACAGATGAACGATAACAG ACATGGCACCCGCTGTGCCGGTGAAGTGGCTGCTGTGGCAAACAATGGGATCTGTGGCGTGGGAGTGGCTTACAACGCCAGGATTGGAG GCGTGCGCATGCTGGACGGGGAAGTGACCGACGCCGTGGAGGCCCGCTCCCTGGGCTTAAACCCCAACCACGTCCACATCTACAGTGCCAGCTGGGGCCCCGAGGACGATGGCAAGACGGTGGACGGGCCGGCCCGGCTGGCAGAAGAGGCGTTCTTCCGAGGG GGCCGGGCGGGACTGGGCTCCATATTCGTCTGGGCCTCTGGGAATGGGGGCCGCGAACATGACAGCTGCAACTGCGATGGCTACACCAACAGCATCTACACGCTGTCCATCAGCAGCACCACCCAGTACGGCAACGTGCCCTGGTACAGCGAGGCCTGCTCCTCCACCCTGGCCACCACCTACAGCAGCGGCAACCAGAACGAGAAACAGATT GTGACGACCGACCTGAGGCAGAAGTGCACAGAGTCGCACACGGGGACCTCTGCCTCGGCTCCACTGGCTGCTGGCATCATCGCACTGACCCTGGAAGCAAA TAAGAACCTGACCTGGCGGGACATGCAGCACCTGGTGGTGCGGACCTCGAAGCCGGCGCATCTCAACACCAATGACTGGGCCACCAACGGCGTGGGCCGCAAAG TCAGCCACTCCTATGGCTACGGCCTGCTGGACGCGGGGGCCATGGTGACCCTGGCCAGGAACTGGACCACGGTGGGACCCCAGAGGAAGTGCATCATCGACATCCTCACTGAGCCAAA AGACATTGGGAAGCGCCTGGAGGTCCGGAGGAAGGTGGACGCCTGCTTGGGGAAGGCCAGCTCCATCGGCAGGCTGGAGCACGTCCAGGCCAGGCTGACTCTCTCCTACAACCGGCGTGGCGACCTGGCCATCCACCTCACCAGCCCCATGGGCACCCGCTCCACCCTCCTGGCTCCCAG GCCTCACGACTACTCGGGCGAGGGTTTCAACGACTGGGCCTTCATGACCACGCACTCGTGGGACGAGGACCCCTCCGGCGACTGGGTGCTGGAGATCGAAAACACTAGTGAAGCCAACAACTACG GCACCCTGACCAAGTTCACGCTGGTTCTGTACGGGACCGCGACAGAGCCCACCAGCCTCTCCAACCGGCTCGAGAGCAGCGGCTGCAAAACCCTCACCTCCAGCCAGACCTGCGTGG TGTGCGAGGAGGGCTTCTACCTGCACCAGAAGAGCTGCCTGAAGCGCTGCCCCCCCGGCTTCACGCCCAGCCTGCAGAGTGCCCACTACGCCCTGGAGAACAGTGTGGAGCCCCGTCCCCCTCACCTGTGTGTGCCCTGCCACACCTCCTGCGCCACCTGCACGGGGCCCGTGGCCACCGCCTGCCTCAGCTGCCCAGCCCACTCGCACTACAACAGCCTGGACCGAACGTGCTCCCACCAGACGCAGAGCAGCCGCGCGTCGCCCGCCCTGGGCAAGGGCCAGCCCGAGGCACCTCCCGCCTCCAAACTGGCTGTCCTGGTGGCCAGCCTCAGCTGCGTCTTCATCGTCCTCATTTTCATCACAGTCTTCCTGGTGCTGCAGCTGCGCTCGGGCTTCAGCCTGCGGGGCGTCAAGGTGTACTCCCTGGACAGCGGGCTCATCTCCTACCGGGGGCTCCCTGCGGACCTGTGGCAGGAGGAGCTGCCTTCCGAGTCGGAGGGCGAGGACTGCGAGGCGCACAGCGAGAGGACTGCCTTCATCAGAGACCAAAGTGCCCTTtga
- the FURIN gene encoding furin isoform X1: MDLGPRLLLLLWTPVVVVAWLAQEGLGQHVYTNTWAVLVPTGPQEAERLARKHGFLNLGPIVGDYYHFRHHAVVKRSLSPHRSRHSHLAREPQVHWLEQQVAKRRTKRDAFTEPTDPKFPQQWYLYNMNQRDLNVRGAWEQGYTGRGIVVSILDDGIEKNHPDLEDNYDPGASFDVNDQDPDPQPRYTQMNDNRHGTRCAGEVAAVANNGICGVGVAYNARIGGVRMLDGEVTDAVEARSLGLNPNHVHIYSASWGPEDDGKTVDGPARLAEEAFFRGVSQVSRRAGLAVGCHGWGLPHCLFLQGRAGLGSIFVWASGNGGREHDSCNCDGYTNSIYTLSISSTTQYGNVPWYSEACSSTLATTYSSGNQNEKQIVTTDLRQKCTESHTGTSASAPLAAGIIALTLEANKNLTWRDMQHLVVRTSKPAHLNTNDWATNGVGRKVSHSYGYGLLDAGAMVTLARNWTTVGPQRKCIIDILTEPKDIGKRLEVRRKVDACLGKASSIGRLEHVQARLTLSYNRRGDLAIHLTSPMGTRSTLLAPRPHDYSGEGFNDWAFMTTHSWDEDPSGDWVLEIENTSEANNYGTLTKFTLVLYGTATEPTSLSNRLESSGCKTLTSSQTCVVCEEGFYLHQKSCLKRCPPGFTPSLQSAHYALENSVEPRPPHLCVPCHTSCATCTGPVATACLSCPAHSHYNSLDRTCSHQTQSSRASPALGKGQPEAPPASKLAVLVASLSCVFIVLIFITVFLVLQLRSGFSLRGVKVYSLDSGLISYRGLPADLWQEELPSESEGEDCEAHSERTAFIRDQSAL; the protein is encoded by the exons ATGGATCTGGGGCCCCGTTTGCTGCTCTTGCTGTGGActccagtggtggtggtggcgtggctggcccAGGAGGGGCTAGGCCAGCACGTCTACACCAACACCTGGGCCGTGCTTGTCCCAACGGGGCCGCAGGAGGCTGAGAGGCTGGCCAGGAAGCATGGATTCCTCAATCTTGGGCCG ATTGTCGGTGACTATTACCACTTCCGGCACCATGCGGTAGTGAAACGTTCCCTCTCGCCCCACCGGTCCCGGCACAGCCATTTGGCCAGGGAGCCCCAG GTGCATTGGCTGGAGCAGCAGGTGGCAAAGCGCAGGACAAAGAGAGACGCCTTCACGGAGCCCACAGATCCCAAGTTCCCTCAGCAGTGGTACCTG TACAACATGAACCAGCGGGACCTGAATGTGCggggggcctgggagcagggctACACCGGCAGGGGGATTGTTGTCTCCATCCTGGACGATGGCATTGAGAAGAACCACCCGGACCTAGAGGACAACTAT GACCCCGGGGCCAGCTTTGATGTGAACGACCAGGATCCAGACCCACAGCCTCGCTACACACAGATGAACGATAACAG ACATGGCACCCGCTGTGCCGGTGAAGTGGCTGCTGTGGCAAACAATGGGATCTGTGGCGTGGGAGTGGCTTACAACGCCAGGATTGGAG GCGTGCGCATGCTGGACGGGGAAGTGACCGACGCCGTGGAGGCCCGCTCCCTGGGCTTAAACCCCAACCACGTCCACATCTACAGTGCCAGCTGGGGCCCCGAGGACGATGGCAAGACGGTGGACGGGCCGGCCCGGCTGGCAGAAGAGGCGTTCTTCCGAGGGGTCAGTCAGGTgagcaggagggctgggctggctgtgggctgCCATGGCTGGGGCCTGCCTCACTGTCTCTTTCTACAGGGCCGGGCGGGACTGGGCTCCATATTCGTCTGGGCCTCTGGGAATGGGGGCCGCGAACATGACAGCTGCAACTGCGATGGCTACACCAACAGCATCTACACGCTGTCCATCAGCAGCACCACCCAGTACGGCAACGTGCCCTGGTACAGCGAGGCCTGCTCCTCCACCCTGGCCACCACCTACAGCAGCGGCAACCAGAACGAGAAACAGATT GTGACGACCGACCTGAGGCAGAAGTGCACAGAGTCGCACACGGGGACCTCTGCCTCGGCTCCACTGGCTGCTGGCATCATCGCACTGACCCTGGAAGCAAA TAAGAACCTGACCTGGCGGGACATGCAGCACCTGGTGGTGCGGACCTCGAAGCCGGCGCATCTCAACACCAATGACTGGGCCACCAACGGCGTGGGCCGCAAAG TCAGCCACTCCTATGGCTACGGCCTGCTGGACGCGGGGGCCATGGTGACCCTGGCCAGGAACTGGACCACGGTGGGACCCCAGAGGAAGTGCATCATCGACATCCTCACTGAGCCAAA AGACATTGGGAAGCGCCTGGAGGTCCGGAGGAAGGTGGACGCCTGCTTGGGGAAGGCCAGCTCCATCGGCAGGCTGGAGCACGTCCAGGCCAGGCTGACTCTCTCCTACAACCGGCGTGGCGACCTGGCCATCCACCTCACCAGCCCCATGGGCACCCGCTCCACCCTCCTGGCTCCCAG GCCTCACGACTACTCGGGCGAGGGTTTCAACGACTGGGCCTTCATGACCACGCACTCGTGGGACGAGGACCCCTCCGGCGACTGGGTGCTGGAGATCGAAAACACTAGTGAAGCCAACAACTACG GCACCCTGACCAAGTTCACGCTGGTTCTGTACGGGACCGCGACAGAGCCCACCAGCCTCTCCAACCGGCTCGAGAGCAGCGGCTGCAAAACCCTCACCTCCAGCCAGACCTGCGTGG TGTGCGAGGAGGGCTTCTACCTGCACCAGAAGAGCTGCCTGAAGCGCTGCCCCCCCGGCTTCACGCCCAGCCTGCAGAGTGCCCACTACGCCCTGGAGAACAGTGTGGAGCCCCGTCCCCCTCACCTGTGTGTGCCCTGCCACACCTCCTGCGCCACCTGCACGGGGCCCGTGGCCACCGCCTGCCTCAGCTGCCCAGCCCACTCGCACTACAACAGCCTGGACCGAACGTGCTCCCACCAGACGCAGAGCAGCCGCGCGTCGCCCGCCCTGGGCAAGGGCCAGCCCGAGGCACCTCCCGCCTCCAAACTGGCTGTCCTGGTGGCCAGCCTCAGCTGCGTCTTCATCGTCCTCATTTTCATCACAGTCTTCCTGGTGCTGCAGCTGCGCTCGGGCTTCAGCCTGCGGGGCGTCAAGGTGTACTCCCTGGACAGCGGGCTCATCTCCTACCGGGGGCTCCCTGCGGACCTGTGGCAGGAGGAGCTGCCTTCCGAGTCGGAGGGCGAGGACTGCGAGGCGCACAGCGAGAGGACTGCCTTCATCAGAGACCAAAGTGCCCTTtga